One region of Girardinichthys multiradiatus isolate DD_20200921_A chromosome 1, DD_fGirMul_XY1, whole genome shotgun sequence genomic DNA includes:
- the LOC124865868 gene encoding tubulin alpha-1C chain isoform X2, with protein MRECISVHVGQAGVQIGNACWELYCLEHGIQPDGQMPSDKTIGGGDDSFNTFFSETGAGKHVPRAVFVDLEPTVIDEVRSGTYRQLFHPEQLITGKEDAANNYARGHYTIGKEVIDLVLDRLRKLADQCTGLQGFLVFHSFGGGTGSGFTSLLMERLSVDYGKKSKLEFSVYPAPQVSTAVVEPYNSILTTHTTLEHSDCAFMVDNEAIYDICRRNLDIERPTYTNLNRLISQIVSSITASLRFDGALNVDLTEFQTNLVPYPRIHFPLATYAPVISAEKAYHEQLTVSEITNSCFEPANQMVKCDPRHGKYMACCLLYRGDVVPKDVNAAIATIKTKRSIQFVDWCPTGFKVGINYQPPTVVPGGDLAKVQRAVCMLSNTTAIAEAWARLDHKFDLMYAKRAFVHWYVGEGMEEGEFSEAREDMAALEKDYEEVGADSLGEEDEGEEY; from the exons CGTGAGTGCATTTCAGTACACGTCGGTCAGGCTGGTGTCCAGATTGGCAACGCCTGCTGGGAGCTCTACTGTCTGGAACATGGGATCCAGCCGGACGGACAGATGCCCAGCGACAAGACCATCGGAGGGGGAGATGATTCCTTCAACACCTTCTTCAGCGAGACTGGAGCTGGAAAGCATGTCCCCAGAGCCGTTTTTGTAGATCTGGAGCCCACTGTCATCG ATGAGGTTCGCTCTGGGACCTACCGCCAGCTGTTCCACCCTGAGCAGCTGATCACAGGGAAAGAAGATGCTGCCAATAACTACGCCCGTGGACACTACACCATTGGCAAAGAAGTCATCGACCTGGTTTTGGACAGGCTCCGCAAACTG GCTGACCAGTGCACAGGCCTGCAGGGCTTCCTGGTTTTCCACAGCTTCGGTGGAGGAACCGGTTCAGGTTTCACCTCCCTGCTGATGGAGCGGCTCTCGGTGGATTATGGAAAGAAGTCCAAGCTGGAGTTCTCAGTCTACCCAGCTCCCCAAGTGTCCACTGCTGTTGTGGAGCCCTACAACTCCATCCTGACCACCCACACCACCCTGGAGCACTCCGACTGTGCCTTCATGGTGGACAATGAGGCCATTTATGATATCTGCCGCAGAAACCTCGACATCGAACGCCCCACCTACACTAACCTGAACAGACTGATCAGCCAGATTGTGTCCTCCATCACTGCGTCTCTGCGTTTTGATGGTGCCCTGAATGTTGATCTGACAGAGTTCCAGACCAACTTGGTGCCGTACCCCCGTATCCACTTCCCTCTGGCCACCTACGCCCCTGTGATCTCTGCAGAGAAGGCTTACCACGAGCAGTTAACAGTGTCTGAGATCACCAACTCCTGCTTCGAGCCGGCCAATCAGATGGTAAAATGTGATCCTCGCCACGGAAAGTACATGGCCTGCTGCCTTCTGTACCGTGGTGACGTGGTGCCCAAAGATGTGAATGCTGCCATCGCCACCATCAAAACCAAACGCTCCATCCAGTTTGTGGACTGGTGTCCCACTGGCTTCAAGGTTGGCATAAACTACCAGCCTCCCACTGTGGTTCCTGGTGGTGACCTAGCCAAGGTTCAGAGGGCAGTGTGCATGCTGAGCAACACCACTGCTATTGCAGAGGCCTGGGCTCGGCTGGATCACAAGTTCGATCTGATGTACGCCAAGCGTGCATTCGTCCACTGGTATGTGGGTGAGGGGATGGAGGAGGGAGAGTTCTCCGAGGCCAGGGAGGACATGGCAGCTTTGGAGAAGGATTATGAGGAGGTTGGAGCTGATAGCTTGGGAGAAGAAGATGAAGGAGAAGAGTATTGA
- the ccm2l gene encoding cerebral cavernous malformations 2 protein-like isoform X1, producing MDYEPKKPKKAFVSPIKRLVWSKSGRRPVDRGSVYRRPLHTVPLYPPDFLIHPERLIFDYVEKEVKFLGHLTWVSVSLNPSSRDELLQLLDAARQLKVLPLKTSTDQDCILSLSARCLLLTWRNNEKLLMRIPTHEIAAASYLRDDALHLLILKTGLNVDSVVADEDSLDRKKTQGVEGRRQTMACNAESRPAGGTMERRHTICGVDWRPSLSRSNHDKNQNVERGGGERAGGGSLERRRVGGSWERRQQTRKTGGSWENRRARPMSGNWGVGGSWERRHGGGGGAGSWERRGGGGGGSWERRQACTGSWERGKSYGSWERRNYNPLEPTPCPDAYCNLVILAVENKDAAEEYCSLICQMFQIIYGHQTIECVDRAGFHHTMPDRYWLQRSDSCLTDMSYSYDPEFSCCSSFDGSQEAFELYYSETYSEGSSISLQDSHRSLASTSDGADSNPALLLMQEYMITLRNKLNPLELQQFAVLLREYRLGSNIDHFCSELLQLYGDAHKFLLLGMRPFIPDKDVGAFETFLESIGIREGGILTDSFGRIKRSMSNTSATAMRGRYDNGSLATGSQEFNQRISDITHNIQTLGFQDINGDIEEEDYYL from the exons ATGGACTATGAACCAAAAAAACCAAAGAAG GCTTTCGTATCACCCATTAAGCGGCTGGTCTGGTCCAAATCTGGTCGTAGGCCTGTAGACAGAGGCAGTGTTTACCGCCGACCGCTCCACACTGTCCCCCTATACCCACCGGATTTCCTCATCCACCCTGAGAGACTCATCTTTGATTATGTGGAAAAGGAAGTAAAG TTCCTTGGTCACCTGACCTGGGTGTCAGTTTCACTAAATCCATCGAGCAGAGATGAACTTCTGCAACTACTGGACGCTGCCAGG CAGCTGAAGGTGCTGCCGCTGAAGACAAGCACTGATCAGGACTGTATTCTaagtctgtctgctcgctgtcTGCTGCTAACATGGAGAAACAATGAGAAGCTGCTGATGAGGATCCCCACACATGAGATCGCTGCTGCCTCCTACCTGCGAGATGATGCGCTACACCTTTTGATCCTCAAGACAG GTCTCAATGTGGATTCTGTGGTTGCTGATGAGGACAGCCTggacagaaagaaaacacaaggaGTCGAAGGGCGACGACAAACCATGGCCTGCAATGCTGAGTCACGACCAGCAGGAGGCACAATGGAGCGCAGACATACTATTTGTGGAGTTGACTGGAGGCCATCACTCTCCAGAAGTAACCAtgataaaaaccaaaatgtgGAGAGAGGAGGGGGAGAGAGGGCCGGAGGAGGGAGTTTAGAGAGAAGGAGAGTGGGGGGGAGCTGGGAGAGGAGGCAGCAAACAAGGAAAACAGGTGGGAGCTGGGAAAACCGCAGAGCAAGACCTATGAGTGGGAACTGGGGGGTAGGAGGAAGCTGGGAGAGGAGgcatggaggtggtggaggagcagGGAGCTGGGAGAGGAggggaggaggtggtggagggaGCTGGGAGAGGCGTCAAGCCTGCACTGGGAGCTGGGAAAGAGGTAAAAGCTATGGCAGCTGGGAAAGAAGGAACTACAACCCACTGGAACCAACACCCTGTCCTGATGCCTACTGCAACCTGGTCATCCTGGCTGTTGAGAACAAG GATGCTGCAGAGGAATACTGTTCACTCATTTGCCAGATGTTCCAGATCATTTACGGGCACCAGACCATTGAATGTGTTGACAGGGCCGGATTTCACCACACCATGCCAGATCGATATTGGCTTCAAAGAA GTGACAGCTGCCTGACTGACATGTCCTACAGTTATGATCCAGAGTTTAGCTGCTGCAGTTCTTT CGATGGCTCCCAGGAGGCCTTTGAGCTCTACTACAGTGAGACGTACAGCGAGGGCTCGTCTATCTCGCTGCAGGACTCCCATCGCAGCCTGGCATCAACCAGTGATGGAGCAGACAGCAACCCCGCCCTGCTGCTGATGCAGGAGTACATGATCACA CTGAGGAATAAGCTAAATCCACTGGAGCTGCAGCAGTTTGCAGTGCTGCTGAGAGAATATAGGCTGGGTTCAAACATCGACCACTTCTGCTCAGAGTTGCTGCAACTATACGGAGACGCCCATAAATTCCTGCTGCTGG GCATGCGTCCGTTCATTCCGGACAAAGACGTCGGGGCATTTGAAACTTTCCTTGAAAGTATCGGGATCCGAGAGGGCGGGATTTTAACCGACAGCTTTGGACGTATTAAACGCAGCATGAGCAACACCTCAGCCACGGCCATGAGAGG TAGGTATGACAATGGCTCTCTAGCAACAGGGtctcaggaatttaatcaacgCATCTCTGACATCacccacaacatccagacactggGCTTCCAGGACATTAATGGAGACATCGAGGAGGAAGACTACTACCTCTGA
- the ccm2l gene encoding cerebral cavernous malformations 2 protein-like isoform X2: MDYEPKKPKKAFVSPIKRLVWSKSGRRPVDRGSVYRRPLHTVPLYPPDFLIHPERLIFDYVEKEVKFLGHLTWVSVSLNPSSRDELLQLLDAARQLKVLPLKTSTDQDCILSLSARCLLLTWRNNEKLLMRIPTHEIAAASYLRDDALHLLILKTGLNVDSVVADEDSLDRKKTQGVEGRRQTMACNAESRPAGGTMERRHTICGVDWRPSLSRSNHDKNQNVERGGGERAGGGSLERRRVGGSWERRQQTRKTGGSWENRRARPMSGNWGVGGSWERRHGGGGGAGSWERRGGGGGGSWERRQACTGSWERGKSYGSWERRNYNPLEPTPCPDAYCNLVILAVENKDAAEEYCSLICQMFQIIYGHQTIECVDRAGFHHTMPDRYWLQRSDSCLTDMSYSYDPEFSCCSSFDGSQEAFELYYSETYSEGSSISLQDSHRSLASTSDGADSNPALLLMQEYMITLRNKLNPLELQQFAVLLREYRLGSNIDHFCSELLQLYGDAHKFLLLGMRPFIPDKDVGAFETFLESIGIREGGILTDSFGRIKRSMSNTSATAMRGYDNGSLATGSQEFNQRISDITHNIQTLGFQDINGDIEEEDYYL, translated from the exons ATGGACTATGAACCAAAAAAACCAAAGAAG GCTTTCGTATCACCCATTAAGCGGCTGGTCTGGTCCAAATCTGGTCGTAGGCCTGTAGACAGAGGCAGTGTTTACCGCCGACCGCTCCACACTGTCCCCCTATACCCACCGGATTTCCTCATCCACCCTGAGAGACTCATCTTTGATTATGTGGAAAAGGAAGTAAAG TTCCTTGGTCACCTGACCTGGGTGTCAGTTTCACTAAATCCATCGAGCAGAGATGAACTTCTGCAACTACTGGACGCTGCCAGG CAGCTGAAGGTGCTGCCGCTGAAGACAAGCACTGATCAGGACTGTATTCTaagtctgtctgctcgctgtcTGCTGCTAACATGGAGAAACAATGAGAAGCTGCTGATGAGGATCCCCACACATGAGATCGCTGCTGCCTCCTACCTGCGAGATGATGCGCTACACCTTTTGATCCTCAAGACAG GTCTCAATGTGGATTCTGTGGTTGCTGATGAGGACAGCCTggacagaaagaaaacacaaggaGTCGAAGGGCGACGACAAACCATGGCCTGCAATGCTGAGTCACGACCAGCAGGAGGCACAATGGAGCGCAGACATACTATTTGTGGAGTTGACTGGAGGCCATCACTCTCCAGAAGTAACCAtgataaaaaccaaaatgtgGAGAGAGGAGGGGGAGAGAGGGCCGGAGGAGGGAGTTTAGAGAGAAGGAGAGTGGGGGGGAGCTGGGAGAGGAGGCAGCAAACAAGGAAAACAGGTGGGAGCTGGGAAAACCGCAGAGCAAGACCTATGAGTGGGAACTGGGGGGTAGGAGGAAGCTGGGAGAGGAGgcatggaggtggtggaggagcagGGAGCTGGGAGAGGAggggaggaggtggtggagggaGCTGGGAGAGGCGTCAAGCCTGCACTGGGAGCTGGGAAAGAGGTAAAAGCTATGGCAGCTGGGAAAGAAGGAACTACAACCCACTGGAACCAACACCCTGTCCTGATGCCTACTGCAACCTGGTCATCCTGGCTGTTGAGAACAAG GATGCTGCAGAGGAATACTGTTCACTCATTTGCCAGATGTTCCAGATCATTTACGGGCACCAGACCATTGAATGTGTTGACAGGGCCGGATTTCACCACACCATGCCAGATCGATATTGGCTTCAAAGAA GTGACAGCTGCCTGACTGACATGTCCTACAGTTATGATCCAGAGTTTAGCTGCTGCAGTTCTTT CGATGGCTCCCAGGAGGCCTTTGAGCTCTACTACAGTGAGACGTACAGCGAGGGCTCGTCTATCTCGCTGCAGGACTCCCATCGCAGCCTGGCATCAACCAGTGATGGAGCAGACAGCAACCCCGCCCTGCTGCTGATGCAGGAGTACATGATCACA CTGAGGAATAAGCTAAATCCACTGGAGCTGCAGCAGTTTGCAGTGCTGCTGAGAGAATATAGGCTGGGTTCAAACATCGACCACTTCTGCTCAGAGTTGCTGCAACTATACGGAGACGCCCATAAATTCCTGCTGCTGG GCATGCGTCCGTTCATTCCGGACAAAGACGTCGGGGCATTTGAAACTTTCCTTGAAAGTATCGGGATCCGAGAGGGCGGGATTTTAACCGACAGCTTTGGACGTATTAAACGCAGCATGAGCAACACCTCAGCCACGGCCATGAGAGG GTATGACAATGGCTCTCTAGCAACAGGGtctcaggaatttaatcaacgCATCTCTGACATCacccacaacatccagacactggGCTTCCAGGACATTAATGGAGACATCGAGGAGGAAGACTACTACCTCTGA
- the ccm2l gene encoding cerebral cavernous malformations 2 protein-like isoform X3, with protein MDYEPKKPKKAFVSPIKRLVWSKSGRRPVDRGSVYRRPLHTVPLYPPDFLIHPERLIFDYVEKEVKFLGHLTWVSVSLNPSSRDELLQLLDAARQLKVLPLKTSTDQDCILSLSARCLLLTWRNNEKLLMRIPTHEIAAASYLRDDALHLLILKTGLNVDSVVADEDSLDRKKTQGVEGRRQTMACNAESRPAGGTMERRHTICGVDWRPSLSRSNHDKNQNVERGGGERAGGGSLERRRVGGSWERRQQTRKTGGSWENRRARPMSGNWGVGGSWERRHGGGGGAGSWERRGGGGGGSWERRQACTGSWERGKSYGSWERRNYNPLEPTPCPDAYCNLVILAVENKMFQIIYGHQTIECVDRAGFHHTMPDRYWLQRSDSCLTDMSYSYDPEFSCCSSFDGSQEAFELYYSETYSEGSSISLQDSHRSLASTSDGADSNPALLLMQEYMITLRNKLNPLELQQFAVLLREYRLGSNIDHFCSELLQLYGDAHKFLLLGMRPFIPDKDVGAFETFLESIGIREGGILTDSFGRIKRSMSNTSATAMRGRYDNGSLATGSQEFNQRISDITHNIQTLGFQDINGDIEEEDYYL; from the exons ATGGACTATGAACCAAAAAAACCAAAGAAG GCTTTCGTATCACCCATTAAGCGGCTGGTCTGGTCCAAATCTGGTCGTAGGCCTGTAGACAGAGGCAGTGTTTACCGCCGACCGCTCCACACTGTCCCCCTATACCCACCGGATTTCCTCATCCACCCTGAGAGACTCATCTTTGATTATGTGGAAAAGGAAGTAAAG TTCCTTGGTCACCTGACCTGGGTGTCAGTTTCACTAAATCCATCGAGCAGAGATGAACTTCTGCAACTACTGGACGCTGCCAGG CAGCTGAAGGTGCTGCCGCTGAAGACAAGCACTGATCAGGACTGTATTCTaagtctgtctgctcgctgtcTGCTGCTAACATGGAGAAACAATGAGAAGCTGCTGATGAGGATCCCCACACATGAGATCGCTGCTGCCTCCTACCTGCGAGATGATGCGCTACACCTTTTGATCCTCAAGACAG GTCTCAATGTGGATTCTGTGGTTGCTGATGAGGACAGCCTggacagaaagaaaacacaaggaGTCGAAGGGCGACGACAAACCATGGCCTGCAATGCTGAGTCACGACCAGCAGGAGGCACAATGGAGCGCAGACATACTATTTGTGGAGTTGACTGGAGGCCATCACTCTCCAGAAGTAACCAtgataaaaaccaaaatgtgGAGAGAGGAGGGGGAGAGAGGGCCGGAGGAGGGAGTTTAGAGAGAAGGAGAGTGGGGGGGAGCTGGGAGAGGAGGCAGCAAACAAGGAAAACAGGTGGGAGCTGGGAAAACCGCAGAGCAAGACCTATGAGTGGGAACTGGGGGGTAGGAGGAAGCTGGGAGAGGAGgcatggaggtggtggaggagcagGGAGCTGGGAGAGGAggggaggaggtggtggagggaGCTGGGAGAGGCGTCAAGCCTGCACTGGGAGCTGGGAAAGAGGTAAAAGCTATGGCAGCTGGGAAAGAAGGAACTACAACCCACTGGAACCAACACCCTGTCCTGATGCCTACTGCAACCTGGTCATCCTGGCTGTTGAGAACAAG ATGTTCCAGATCATTTACGGGCACCAGACCATTGAATGTGTTGACAGGGCCGGATTTCACCACACCATGCCAGATCGATATTGGCTTCAAAGAA GTGACAGCTGCCTGACTGACATGTCCTACAGTTATGATCCAGAGTTTAGCTGCTGCAGTTCTTT CGATGGCTCCCAGGAGGCCTTTGAGCTCTACTACAGTGAGACGTACAGCGAGGGCTCGTCTATCTCGCTGCAGGACTCCCATCGCAGCCTGGCATCAACCAGTGATGGAGCAGACAGCAACCCCGCCCTGCTGCTGATGCAGGAGTACATGATCACA CTGAGGAATAAGCTAAATCCACTGGAGCTGCAGCAGTTTGCAGTGCTGCTGAGAGAATATAGGCTGGGTTCAAACATCGACCACTTCTGCTCAGAGTTGCTGCAACTATACGGAGACGCCCATAAATTCCTGCTGCTGG GCATGCGTCCGTTCATTCCGGACAAAGACGTCGGGGCATTTGAAACTTTCCTTGAAAGTATCGGGATCCGAGAGGGCGGGATTTTAACCGACAGCTTTGGACGTATTAAACGCAGCATGAGCAACACCTCAGCCACGGCCATGAGAGG TAGGTATGACAATGGCTCTCTAGCAACAGGGtctcaggaatttaatcaacgCATCTCTGACATCacccacaacatccagacactggGCTTCCAGGACATTAATGGAGACATCGAGGAGGAAGACTACTACCTCTGA